The Cyprinus carpio isolate SPL01 chromosome A19, ASM1834038v1, whole genome shotgun sequence genome has a segment encoding these proteins:
- the LOC109057845 gene encoding teashirt homolog 1-like isoform X2, whose product MCCKEEKSAYVPEDELKAAKIDEEHLQDDGLSLDGQDAEYLCNEEDDGHEQLSYQNSPLSNGTNPDAGYASPLSDTSDHLADFKSTSSREGQDKEEVEDMESDTGLSLQDSLAQMKAVYANLISDASWSSITKDIMKGKQVSASTTNSTPSSHKGNNSTANSHASSMTSSGASSSSNASASLKTNVTPSSNSTKATALNNASNGPINGANSGGVAYDWHQAALAKTLQHMPYHLMPEPSLFSTVQLYRQNNKLYGPVFTGASKFRCKDCSGAYDTLVGLTVHMNETGHYRDDNKDKEEEKGKKWSKPRKRSLMEMEGKEDAQKVLKCMYCGHSFESLQDLSVHMIKTKHYQKVPLKEPMPALASKLMPSTKKRAFQDLMSPCSPESISSTPGIPLAETAPTKDQKISNPYVTANNRYGYQNGASYTWQFEARKAQILKCMECGSSHDTLQQLTAHMMVTGHFLKVTNSASKKGKQLVFDPVVEEKIQSIPLPPTTTRLPAPTIKSQPDSPVHPSAMDERKESEEEKVEEPEEKKIKQEKEDPAEKVEKIEKPSRYKYLREEDLEESPKGGLDILKSLENTVSSAISKAQTGAPTWGGYPSIHAAYQFQGSVKSSIPAVQSVQIQPTFNASNLKSLTSDSSTLIHSPSSPSPPPNHKSNVLAMEELVEKVTGKIHSKKDRDEKSTERGSKHLTAELPSPVLKDRKDLPRPDDLSKPTKNGTVDKDLEHVPVREGEYKESHADNPLKNGTDVLKTQVSNGCSNLGIITDHSPEQPLVNPLSALQSIMNTHLGKASKTVSPLLDPLAMLYKISNNMMEKPMYNPAQVKQVEPINRYYDNEDDQPMDLTKAKSGNGPTNNCSFTVISNNNSNITNSTRPILSTLTESVSSPLRENALMDISDMVKNLTGRLTPKSSTPSSVSEKSDADGCAFEDGLEDLSPVQKRKGRQSNWNPQHLLILQAQFASSLRETPDGKYIITDLGPQERVHICKFTGLSMTTISHWLANVKYQLRRTGGTKFLKNIDSGQPLFLCSDCASQFRTPSTYINHLESHLGFSLKDLSKLSIDLIRDQQAVTKMITDKTFSVLGLTEEDSNSIFQCKLCNRTFVSKHAVKLHLSKTHGKSPEDHLIFVTELEKLEKA is encoded by the exons ATGTGCTGTAAAGAAGAAAAGTCAG ccTATGTGCCGGAGGACGAGCTTAAGGCAGCTAAGATAGATGAGGAGCACCTGCAGGATGACGGACTCTCCTTAGACGGTCAGGACGCAGAGTACCTGTGTAATGAAGAAGACGATGGCCATGAACAGCTGAGCTACCAGAACTCTCCACTCAGCAATGGCACCAACCCAGACGCCGGCTACGCCTCACCCCTCAGCGACACCAGCGATCACCTGGCTGACTTCAAAAGCACCTCCTCCAGAGAGGGCCAGGATAAAGAGGAGGTTGAAGACATGGAGTCAGACACTGGACTATCTTTGCAGGACAGCCTGGCACAGATGAAAGCAGTCTATGCAAACCTGATTTCTGATGCTTCCTGGTCGAGTATCACAAAGGACATTATGAAAGGCAAGCAGGTTAGCGCTAGTACCACTAACAGTACTCCAAGCAGCCACAAGGGGAACAACAGCACTGCAAACAGCCATGCAAGCAGCATGACAAGCAGCGGAGCTAGCAGCAGCAGCAATGCTAGTGCTAGCTTGAAGACAAATGTGACGCCAAGCAGCAATTCTACAAAAGCCACTGCATTAAACAATGCCAGCAATGGACCCATCAACGGTGCTAACAGTGGGGGTGTTGCATATGACTGGCACCAAGCAGCTCTTGCTAAAACCTTACAGCATATGCCCTACCACCTCATGCCTGAACCAAGTCTATTCAGCACAGTGCAGCTGTACCGACAAAACAATAAGCTGTATGGGCCTGTCTTTACGGGTGCCAGCAAGTTCAGATGTAAGGACTGTAGTGGAGCCTATGACACGCTTGTAGGTCTCACTGTGCACATGAATGAAACAGGCCATTACCGCGATGATAACAAGGACAAGGAGGAGGAAAAGGGTAAGAAATGGTCCAAGCCGCGGAAACGATCCTTAATGGAGATGGAGGGCAAAGAAGATGCTCAGAAAGTCCTGAAATGCATGTATTGCGGCCACTCGTTCGAATCCCTACAGGACTTGAGTGTCCACATGATCAAAACTAAACACTACCAGAAAGTGCCTCTCAAAGAACCAATGCCAGCTCTTGCCTCAAAGCTGATGCCCTCCACCAAAAAACGAGCGTTCCAGGACCTGATGTCTCCATGCTCACCTGAGTCAATCTCAAGCACCCCTGGCATTCCACTGGCAGAGACTGCACCCACCAAAGATCAGAAGATTTCAAACCCATATGTCACAGCTAATAACCGTTACGGCTACCAAAACGGTGCGAGTTATACCTGGCAGTTTGAGGCCCGAAAAGCTCAAATTCTTAAGTGTATGGAGTGTGGGAGTTCCCATGACACCTTGCAGCAGTTGACAGCCCATATGATGGTGACTGGACATTTTCTCAAAGTCACAAACTCCGCCTCTAAAAAGGGTAAGCAATTAGTGTTTGACCCTGTGGTGGAAGAGAAAATCCAATCCATTCCACTTCCACCCACGACAACACGTCTGCCGGCTCCAACTATCAAGTCCCAGCCTGATTCACCAGTACACCCATCTGCCATGGATGAAAGGAAAGAGTCAGAAGAGGAGAAAGTGGAGGAGCCTGAGGAGAAGAAAATCAAGCAAGAGAAAGAGGATCCTGCTGAGAAGGTGGAAAAGATAGAGAAACCCAGCCGTTACAAATATCTAAGAGAAGAGGATCTTGAAGAGTCTCCTAAAGGTGGACTAGATATTCTCAAGTCATTAGAAAATACGGTTTCCAGTGCAATCAGTAAGGCTCAGACTGGTGCACCCACCTGGGGTGGATATCCCAGCATTCATGCTGCCTACCAGTTCCAAGGGTCTGTGAAATCATCTATACCTGCTGTCCAGAGTGTCCAGATTCAACCAACATTCAACGCCAGCAACTTGAAATCTTTGACCTCTGACTCCAGCACTCTGATCCATTCTCCAAGCAGCCCATCACCACCTCCAAACCATAAAAGCAATGTCCTAGCCATGGAAGAGTTGGTGGAGAAAGTAACAGGAAAAATCCATTCAAAGAAAGACAGGGATGAAAAATCAACTGAACGTGGTTCCAAACATCTCACTGCTGAATTACCCTCTCCTGTTCTCAAAGACCGAAAGGACCTGCCAAGACCAGATGATCTTAGCAAGCCAACAAAAAATGGCACGGTGGATAAAGACCTAGAGCACGTTCCGGTTCGGGAAGGAGAATACAAAGAAAGCCATGCCGATAATCCTCTAAAGAATGGAACAGATGTCCTCAAAACGCAAGTCAGCAATGGTTGCAGTAATTTAGGAATCATCACTGACCACTCACCAGAACAGCCTTTAGTCAACCCCCTCAGTGCATTGCAGTCTATCATGAACACTCATTTGGGTAAGGCCTCCAAAACAGTCAGCCCACTCCTAGACCCACTAGCAATGCTGTACAAGATCAGCAACAACATGATGGAAAAGCCCATGTACAATCCAGCTCAGGTCAAGCAAGTCGAGCCCATAAACAGATATTATGACAATGAAGACGATCAGCCCATGGACTTGACAAAGGCTAAAAGTGGCAACGGGCCCACAAACAATTGTTCATTCACTGTtatcagcaacaacaacagcaacatcaCAAACAGCACCCGACCCATCTTGTCCACGCTGACTGAATCAGTCTCATCTCCTCTTCGGGAGAATGCCCTAATGGACATATCTGACATGGTGAAGAACCTCACGGGTCGCCTGACGCCAAAGTCGTCAACCCCTTCCTCTGTATCTGAAAAGTCGGATGCAGATGGCTGTGCTTTTGAGGATGGCCTGGAGGATCTTTCACCTGTTCAGAAGAGGAAAGGCAGGCAATCAAACTGGAACCCTCAGCATCTGCTGATTCTTCAGGCTCAGTTTGCATCCAGCCTCCGGGAAACCCCTGATGGAAAGTACATTATTACAGACCTAGGTCCTCAGGAGCGTGTACATATTTGTAAGTTTACAGGTCTCTCCATGACCACCATCTCCCACTGGTTGGCGAACGTCAAGTACCAACTCAGGCGGACAGGTGGAACCAAGTTTCTGAAGAACATAGACTCGGGCCAGCCACTGTTTCTGTGTAGTGATTGTGCCTCCCAGTTCAGAACTCCATCCACATACATTAACCACTTAGAGTCCCACTTGGGCTTTAGCTTGAAGGACCTCTCAAAGTTATCAAT
- the LOC109057845 gene encoding teashirt homolog 1-like isoform X1, whose protein sequence is MPRRKQQAPRRSSAYVPEDELKAAKIDEEHLQDDGLSLDGQDAEYLCNEEDDGHEQLSYQNSPLSNGTNPDAGYASPLSDTSDHLADFKSTSSREGQDKEEVEDMESDTGLSLQDSLAQMKAVYANLISDASWSSITKDIMKGKQVSASTTNSTPSSHKGNNSTANSHASSMTSSGASSSSNASASLKTNVTPSSNSTKATALNNASNGPINGANSGGVAYDWHQAALAKTLQHMPYHLMPEPSLFSTVQLYRQNNKLYGPVFTGASKFRCKDCSGAYDTLVGLTVHMNETGHYRDDNKDKEEEKGKKWSKPRKRSLMEMEGKEDAQKVLKCMYCGHSFESLQDLSVHMIKTKHYQKVPLKEPMPALASKLMPSTKKRAFQDLMSPCSPESISSTPGIPLAETAPTKDQKISNPYVTANNRYGYQNGASYTWQFEARKAQILKCMECGSSHDTLQQLTAHMMVTGHFLKVTNSASKKGKQLVFDPVVEEKIQSIPLPPTTTRLPAPTIKSQPDSPVHPSAMDERKESEEEKVEEPEEKKIKQEKEDPAEKVEKIEKPSRYKYLREEDLEESPKGGLDILKSLENTVSSAISKAQTGAPTWGGYPSIHAAYQFQGSVKSSIPAVQSVQIQPTFNASNLKSLTSDSSTLIHSPSSPSPPPNHKSNVLAMEELVEKVTGKIHSKKDRDEKSTERGSKHLTAELPSPVLKDRKDLPRPDDLSKPTKNGTVDKDLEHVPVREGEYKESHADNPLKNGTDVLKTQVSNGCSNLGIITDHSPEQPLVNPLSALQSIMNTHLGKASKTVSPLLDPLAMLYKISNNMMEKPMYNPAQVKQVEPINRYYDNEDDQPMDLTKAKSGNGPTNNCSFTVISNNNSNITNSTRPILSTLTESVSSPLRENALMDISDMVKNLTGRLTPKSSTPSSVSEKSDADGCAFEDGLEDLSPVQKRKGRQSNWNPQHLLILQAQFASSLRETPDGKYIITDLGPQERVHICKFTGLSMTTISHWLANVKYQLRRTGGTKFLKNIDSGQPLFLCSDCASQFRTPSTYINHLESHLGFSLKDLSKLSIDLIRDQQAVTKMITDKTFSVLGLTEEDSNSIFQCKLCNRTFVSKHAVKLHLSKTHGKSPEDHLIFVTELEKLEKA, encoded by the coding sequence ccTATGTGCCGGAGGACGAGCTTAAGGCAGCTAAGATAGATGAGGAGCACCTGCAGGATGACGGACTCTCCTTAGACGGTCAGGACGCAGAGTACCTGTGTAATGAAGAAGACGATGGCCATGAACAGCTGAGCTACCAGAACTCTCCACTCAGCAATGGCACCAACCCAGACGCCGGCTACGCCTCACCCCTCAGCGACACCAGCGATCACCTGGCTGACTTCAAAAGCACCTCCTCCAGAGAGGGCCAGGATAAAGAGGAGGTTGAAGACATGGAGTCAGACACTGGACTATCTTTGCAGGACAGCCTGGCACAGATGAAAGCAGTCTATGCAAACCTGATTTCTGATGCTTCCTGGTCGAGTATCACAAAGGACATTATGAAAGGCAAGCAGGTTAGCGCTAGTACCACTAACAGTACTCCAAGCAGCCACAAGGGGAACAACAGCACTGCAAACAGCCATGCAAGCAGCATGACAAGCAGCGGAGCTAGCAGCAGCAGCAATGCTAGTGCTAGCTTGAAGACAAATGTGACGCCAAGCAGCAATTCTACAAAAGCCACTGCATTAAACAATGCCAGCAATGGACCCATCAACGGTGCTAACAGTGGGGGTGTTGCATATGACTGGCACCAAGCAGCTCTTGCTAAAACCTTACAGCATATGCCCTACCACCTCATGCCTGAACCAAGTCTATTCAGCACAGTGCAGCTGTACCGACAAAACAATAAGCTGTATGGGCCTGTCTTTACGGGTGCCAGCAAGTTCAGATGTAAGGACTGTAGTGGAGCCTATGACACGCTTGTAGGTCTCACTGTGCACATGAATGAAACAGGCCATTACCGCGATGATAACAAGGACAAGGAGGAGGAAAAGGGTAAGAAATGGTCCAAGCCGCGGAAACGATCCTTAATGGAGATGGAGGGCAAAGAAGATGCTCAGAAAGTCCTGAAATGCATGTATTGCGGCCACTCGTTCGAATCCCTACAGGACTTGAGTGTCCACATGATCAAAACTAAACACTACCAGAAAGTGCCTCTCAAAGAACCAATGCCAGCTCTTGCCTCAAAGCTGATGCCCTCCACCAAAAAACGAGCGTTCCAGGACCTGATGTCTCCATGCTCACCTGAGTCAATCTCAAGCACCCCTGGCATTCCACTGGCAGAGACTGCACCCACCAAAGATCAGAAGATTTCAAACCCATATGTCACAGCTAATAACCGTTACGGCTACCAAAACGGTGCGAGTTATACCTGGCAGTTTGAGGCCCGAAAAGCTCAAATTCTTAAGTGTATGGAGTGTGGGAGTTCCCATGACACCTTGCAGCAGTTGACAGCCCATATGATGGTGACTGGACATTTTCTCAAAGTCACAAACTCCGCCTCTAAAAAGGGTAAGCAATTAGTGTTTGACCCTGTGGTGGAAGAGAAAATCCAATCCATTCCACTTCCACCCACGACAACACGTCTGCCGGCTCCAACTATCAAGTCCCAGCCTGATTCACCAGTACACCCATCTGCCATGGATGAAAGGAAAGAGTCAGAAGAGGAGAAAGTGGAGGAGCCTGAGGAGAAGAAAATCAAGCAAGAGAAAGAGGATCCTGCTGAGAAGGTGGAAAAGATAGAGAAACCCAGCCGTTACAAATATCTAAGAGAAGAGGATCTTGAAGAGTCTCCTAAAGGTGGACTAGATATTCTCAAGTCATTAGAAAATACGGTTTCCAGTGCAATCAGTAAGGCTCAGACTGGTGCACCCACCTGGGGTGGATATCCCAGCATTCATGCTGCCTACCAGTTCCAAGGGTCTGTGAAATCATCTATACCTGCTGTCCAGAGTGTCCAGATTCAACCAACATTCAACGCCAGCAACTTGAAATCTTTGACCTCTGACTCCAGCACTCTGATCCATTCTCCAAGCAGCCCATCACCACCTCCAAACCATAAAAGCAATGTCCTAGCCATGGAAGAGTTGGTGGAGAAAGTAACAGGAAAAATCCATTCAAAGAAAGACAGGGATGAAAAATCAACTGAACGTGGTTCCAAACATCTCACTGCTGAATTACCCTCTCCTGTTCTCAAAGACCGAAAGGACCTGCCAAGACCAGATGATCTTAGCAAGCCAACAAAAAATGGCACGGTGGATAAAGACCTAGAGCACGTTCCGGTTCGGGAAGGAGAATACAAAGAAAGCCATGCCGATAATCCTCTAAAGAATGGAACAGATGTCCTCAAAACGCAAGTCAGCAATGGTTGCAGTAATTTAGGAATCATCACTGACCACTCACCAGAACAGCCTTTAGTCAACCCCCTCAGTGCATTGCAGTCTATCATGAACACTCATTTGGGTAAGGCCTCCAAAACAGTCAGCCCACTCCTAGACCCACTAGCAATGCTGTACAAGATCAGCAACAACATGATGGAAAAGCCCATGTACAATCCAGCTCAGGTCAAGCAAGTCGAGCCCATAAACAGATATTATGACAATGAAGACGATCAGCCCATGGACTTGACAAAGGCTAAAAGTGGCAACGGGCCCACAAACAATTGTTCATTCACTGTtatcagcaacaacaacagcaacatcaCAAACAGCACCCGACCCATCTTGTCCACGCTGACTGAATCAGTCTCATCTCCTCTTCGGGAGAATGCCCTAATGGACATATCTGACATGGTGAAGAACCTCACGGGTCGCCTGACGCCAAAGTCGTCAACCCCTTCCTCTGTATCTGAAAAGTCGGATGCAGATGGCTGTGCTTTTGAGGATGGCCTGGAGGATCTTTCACCTGTTCAGAAGAGGAAAGGCAGGCAATCAAACTGGAACCCTCAGCATCTGCTGATTCTTCAGGCTCAGTTTGCATCCAGCCTCCGGGAAACCCCTGATGGAAAGTACATTATTACAGACCTAGGTCCTCAGGAGCGTGTACATATTTGTAAGTTTACAGGTCTCTCCATGACCACCATCTCCCACTGGTTGGCGAACGTCAAGTACCAACTCAGGCGGACAGGTGGAACCAAGTTTCTGAAGAACATAGACTCGGGCCAGCCACTGTTTCTGTGTAGTGATTGTGCCTCCCAGTTCAGAACTCCATCCACATACATTAACCACTTAGAGTCCCACTTGGGCTTTAGCTTGAAGGACCTCTCAAAGTTATCAAT